Within the Flavobacterium sp. CG_23.5 genome, the region TTGAAAGTATAGAAAAAGAAATATTCAAAATGTTTTTGGACAAAACAGTAGAATTACTGAACAAAAATAGTGATTACGAGACTTATGATATGAAAAGTAAAATGCTTAGTTTTTACTTTACTTTTTTCGAATTACTAACTGCTAACAGAAGTTATGTAGTAATGATTTTGAAAGACCAAACTAATCAATTGAAAAAACTTATGCAGCTCTCCGGTCTTAGAACTGGCTTCAAAAAATATGTTTCGGAAATTATAACGGATGAAGAGCGAACACAAATTGAACGTTTTCAAAATTTTCAGGAAAAAGCGATACAAGAGTCTTTGTGGATCCAACTTTTATTGACGATGAAATTTTGGATAGATGATTCATCTCCGGCTTTTGAAAAAACAGATATTTACATTGAAAAATCTGTTAAAGCATCCTTTGAATTGATGAATATCGCACCTATTGATAGCTTAATTGACTTTGGAAAATTTATTTTCAAAGAAAAAATATACAACAAATAAATGAAAACGATAGATTATATCCCAACGACAAAAATTGAAAGGGCCACTAAACTGATGCAAACTGGTGCAAAAGTAGGCGTAAACTATTTGAAATATTATGGTGAAAAAATGGTGAATTCTGATTTGACTCGTGACAAGTTAAATGAAGATAACGCCGAAGATATTTATGACGGTTTAAAAAGCCTGAAAGGAAGTGCCTTGAAAGTTGCCCAAATGCTAAGCATGGACAAAAGTTTTTTACCACAGGCTTATGTAGAGAAATTTTCATTGTCACAATTTTCAGTTCCGCCACTTTCAGCTCCTTTAGTATTAAAAACATTCAAAACTAATTTCGGTAAAACACCTTACGAAATCTTTGATGAATTCAATTCTAATTCTGTCAATGCGGCGAGTATTGGACAAGTTCATTTAGCCGTAAAGAACGGAAAAAAATTAGCTGTAAAAATTCAGTATCCAGGTGTTGCCAATAGCATTTCTTCTGATTTAGCCTTGGTAAAACCAATAGCAATTAGGATGTTTAATCTTCAGGGTAAAGACTCGGATAAATATTTTAAAGAAGTAGAAGATAAATTAATTGAGGAAACTAATTATTTATTGGAACTAGAACAAAGTCAAGAAGTCGTTAAAGCCTGCAAGAAAATTAAAAATTTAGTGTTTCCAGAGTATTACCCGGAGTATTCTTCGGATAAGATTATCACCATGGATTGGATGGAAGGCAGACATTTATCTGAATTCACCAAAACAAACACAGAT harbors:
- a CDS encoding TetR family transcriptional regulator C-terminal domain-containing protein — translated: MATKKSTITKDKIVSLYMNYVLDNSEKPKSVYHFAKTNGFTETEFYSFFGTIESIEKEIFKMFLDKTVELLNKNSDYETYDMKSKMLSFYFTFFELLTANRSYVVMILKDQTNQLKKLMQLSGLRTGFKKYVSEIITDEERTQIERFQNFQEKAIQESLWIQLLLTMKFWIDDSSPAFEKTDIYIEKSVKASFELMNIAPIDSLIDFGKFIFKEKIYNK
- a CDS encoding ABC1 kinase family protein; its protein translation is MKTIDYIPTTKIERATKLMQTGAKVGVNYLKYYGEKMVNSDLTRDKLNEDNAEDIYDGLKSLKGSALKVAQMLSMDKSFLPQAYVEKFSLSQFSVPPLSAPLVLKTFKTNFGKTPYEIFDEFNSNSVNAASIGQVHLAVKNGKKLAVKIQYPGVANSISSDLALVKPIAIRMFNLQGKDSDKYFKEVEDKLIEETNYLLELEQSQEVVKACKKIKNLVFPEYYPEYSSDKIITMDWMEGRHLSEFTKTNTDQATGEKIGQALWDFYMYQIHVLKKVHADPHPGNFLINEKNQLVALDFGCMKKIPNDFYIPYFELISKKVIDNKKLFNQKLFELEILRTDDSKEEIIYFTEMFYDLLSLFTKPFQEETFDFSDEAFFENIAKLGERFAKDTNLRKMNGNRGSKHFIYMNRTFFGLYNLMFDLKATIVVNQYKKYE